The region AGACCTCCTCGGCGACCGCACGCCGCTGGTCGCTCGGTCGGCGCCGTGTCTGGTCTGTGCCGACGACGCTGGCCTCGTCGCGACTGCGCTCTCGGTCCCGGTCGAGCCAGAGCCGTTCGCAGAGTGGGCCGACAGCTTCCGCGTCGAGTCGGAGTGGGTACAGCCGACTGGTCGGCTCTGCTTCGCGCTCGTGCGCTCGGACCGGTTCGCCCTCGGGGTCTACGAGGCTGGCGAGCGGGTGGCGTTCGAGGGGTTCGAAAGCGACGTGATGGACGAACACTCGAAAGGCGGCTTCTCGCAAGACCGTTTCGAGCGCCGTCGTGACGCCCAAATCGACGAGCATCTGGAGAAGGCCGCAGAGACGCTGGAGGCCCACGCTCGGGAGGCAGACCGCGTGGTCGTCGTGGGTGAGCGCAGCGTCCTGGGTGAACTCCGAGCGCTCGCTGATGTGACCGCGCGCGTTGATGCGACCGGTAAACCCGAGGAAGCGCTCGAGCACGCCTTCCACGATTTCTGGAGCGTTCGCATTCGGGGGCTCTGAGCCCGTTCGACCTTATTCAACCCGGCCGGCTGCGCGATCGATCTGGCAGTCGATACAGCGGTCGTCCTCGTAGCAGTACGTTGCGCCGTTGGCGCAGTCCCAGGCCGTCTCCTCAAGGGTGCGCTTGCGCTTCTGGCGCGTGAACTCCCGTTCCCACGTCTCGATATCGCCGTTGGTCTCAGAGTGATACACCACCTCGTCGTTCAGCAGGATTTTGGTCTCCTCAGCGCTGCTCGCTTTCACTGCCGCGATGGCCTCCTCAACGGACCCGCAGTCGACGGTCTCGACGGAGCGCTGCGAGAACAGGCTGGCCGTCACCGTCCGCTCGGTCGTCTCGGTTGGCTCGATATCCATTCTCACCGTCGGCTCGGAGACGCGGACGGAAGAAGCCACGGCTGAGAAAGCGGTCCCCCTTACTGGAGGGGGCCGATTTAAGCCTCCGCTCGCCTACCCTCGAGCTATGAGCCAGAGACGGATTGCCGTACTCGCCCACGAGAAGTTCCCCGGCGGTGCGAAAACCGCACTCGGTGTGATGCGCTACAGCGACGACGAGACTGTCGCCGTCATCGACCGAGACACCGCTGGTGACCGCGTCGCCGACCACGAGACGACCGTTCCCGACGCGCCAATCGTCGACTCCTTCGACGCAGTCGAGGGAGCGGTGGATGCGCTGCTCATCGGTATCGCTCCCATCGGCGGCGGGTTCGACGATTCCTGGCGGTCGGACGTGGTCGCAGCCCTCGAACAGGGCGTCGACGTGGTCGCCGGGCTCCATTACTTCCTGAGCGAGGACGAGGAGTTCGCCGCACTCGCCGCAGAACACGGTGCCGAGCTCCACGACGTGCGCAAACCCCACCCGGGAATCGGCGTCGCCGAGGGGAGATCCGCCGATATCGACGCTGAAGTGGTTCTCACCGTCGGGACGGACTGTTCGGTCGGGAAGATGACCGCCACCTGCGAACTGGTCGACACCGCCCAAAAGATGGGTATCGACGCGGGATTTATCCCCACCGGCCAGACTGGCATCATGATCGCCGGCTGGGGAAACCCCGTCGACCGCGTGGTTTCTGACTTCACCGCCGGCGCCGTCGAGGAGATGCTGCTGGAGAAAGGCGACGAGTACGACGTGCTGTTTGTCGAGGGACAAGGCAGCATCATCCACCCCGCCTACTCCGCGGTGACCTGTGGCATCCTCCACGGCGCGATGGCCGACAAACTGGTGCTCTGTCACGAGGCCGGCCGCGAGGTGGTCCACGGCTATGAGGAGACGGTGCTCCCGCCAGTTTCGGAGTACGTCGACCTGTACGAGTCACTCGCGGCGCCCGTTCACGAGACCGAAGTCGTTGGCGGCGCCATCAACACCAGCCAGATCGAGACCGACGACAGCGCTACCGCAGCCGTCGAGGAGTACGCCGACGAGATTGGCGGAACTGCAACCGACCCCATCCGCTTTGGCTGCGAGGAACTGGTCGAGGAGCTCGTAGGGGAGTTCAAATGAGTCTCACCACCGAGTTCGAGCGGGTCGAACTCCCGCTCGCAAACGCGTTCACCATCTCGCGTGGAACCACCGAGACGGCCGAGAACGTCGTTGTCAAAATTACCGACGAGGGCGGGATGACCGGTATCGGTGGCGCTGCCCCGTCCGCGCACTACGGCGAGACGGCTGCGACTGTCGAGGCAGTCCTGCCTGACCTGCTGGCGGTCGTCGAGGAGGTGGGTGACCCACACGTGCTGACGGAAATCGAGGCGCGGATGAAACACGTCGTCGAGCGCAACCCCGCCGCGCGGTGTGCGGTCTCGATTGCGCTCCACGATCTTGTGGCCAAGCGCACGGGGCTGCCGCTCGCCCGCTACTGGGGCCTCAATCCCGAGGAGACGCCAGAGAGCTCGTTCACCATCGGGCTCGACACCACGCCGAAGGTCAAGGAGAAAACCGCCGACGCCATCGAGGCGGGCTACTCGACGCTCAAAATCAAGCTGGGAACGGACCGCGATATGGAACTCATCGAGGCCATCCGGGAGGAGGCGCCTGATGCGACGCTCCGAGTCGACGCCAACGAGGCCTGGACGCCACGAGAGACAGTCGAGAACTCACGCTGGCTGGCCGAGTATGACGTTGAGTTCATCGAGCAGCCGGTCCCTGCCGAGGACCCGGCAGGACTCAAGTTCGCCTACGAGCGCAGCGAACTCCCCATCGCCGCCGACGAGTCCTGTATCACACTCGCGGACATCCCCGAAATCGCGGACAAGTGCGATATCGCGAATCTGAAACTGATGAAGTGTGGCGGCCTGCTCGAGGCCAAACGGATGGTCCACGCGGCCCGGGCACACGGCCTCGAAGTAATGCTCGGCTGTATGGTTGAGAGCAACGCGAGCATCGCCGCCGCCGCGCAGCTCGGCCCGCTGCTCGACTACGCGGACATCGACGGCTCCCTGCTGCTCGCAGAGGACCCCTACGAGGGTGTCGACCTCTCGGAGGGTGTGATTCACTTGGCGGATCTCGACCGCCCCGGAACGGGCGCGCGGCCGGCGGAGTAGCTCACCAGTCGAGCTCCACGTCCCGGTCGGTTTCTCTGAGGATGAACGGGCCGATGGAGAGTGTGCGTTTGGTGACGGTGACGATGCGCAGGATGTACGCGAGCAACACCGCGAACGGCAGCAAGGAGAGCGCGACGACGGCGGCGACCTGCAGCAGCGAGTAGGGGATGCCGAGCAGTGTCCCTGGAACCGCGTTCGCGTCGAAGAACAGCAGCGCCCACATCGACACCAGCAGCGAGGGAAGCGACACCCAGAGGATGAGCCGAGAGAGGGACGTGAGCTCCCACTGGAAGTAAAGCGTCTTGAAGTGCTCGCGAGCCGGGCCGAACAGTTCGAGTGTTTCAACCAGCGAGTCCAGCGCGTCGAGGGCCGTCTCGTTCAGGTCGTCCTCGTGGGTCGCCCGCAGCCGACGGGCCGCATAGAGCTTCCACGAGTAGTTGTAGTCGAGTGCCGACTGGATAACCTCGAACTCCCCGAATGTGGCGCCATCGAGCCCCGCACGCGCCTGCTCGCCGTTCTCGCGGATGCGGTCGACCAACGTCGTTACCCGGTCGACGACGGCGGCGTCCGCACTAGTGTCGACGGCGTCCTCGAGTTCGTCGGCGCGGCGCTCGGTCGCTCCGATGAGCGCCCCAAGAAACGACGACGGTTCGGCGGGGCTGACATCGCGTTGGAGCAGCGCTGCCACGTCCGTACGGAACGTCATCGCGTCTTCCATCCGGCCGCGCTGGTCGCCGACGGCACCCTGTTCCTGAGAGAGCACCAACTGCGAAAGTGTGAGCACCAGCGTCACCCCGGTGATCGTCGAGGTGACGAGCGCTTGGGCGAGGGTATCCATCGGGTCGCCGTCGGTGATGAGTAGCTGGACGGGCGTCGGGTGGAGCAGGCCGCCGGCGACGACGCCGACGAAAAGGAAGGCGACGACGCCCAGTGCGAATAGCCGGCGGTCCGCCCGGAGCAACAGCCAGAGTTTCGCGGTGCTGCCGGCGGCCCGTTCTCGCATCGTGTCGCTCGGGCCGTCGTCGCTCACGGGCTCGGCTCCTGTTCGGTGAGGTTCACTCGTCGTCCCTGAGTTCCTCGAGTTCCGCTCCGACCTCGTCGTCGGTTGATTCGGACTCCGTTTCAGGGTCCGACTCCGTCTCCCCGCCCATTTCGCCTTTCAGGGTCGCGAGTTCGGACTCGACCTCGCTCTCGGTTCGGCCGGAGGCGAGTTCGCGGTCGATGGAGTCCTCGTCGGACAGCGCATCCTCGAAGGCGCCGCTCTCTTGGAGTTCGTCCATCGCTTCTGCGCGAGCCTCCATATCTGTGGTTCGCTCCTCGGCGCGCTCGATAGCCCGGCCCACGTCGGCCATCTCGTCGCCGGCGCCAGTCATCGCCTCGGCCACCTTCGTCTCAGCCTCGGCGGCCCGGTGGCGAGCCTTCATCGTCTCCTTTTTCGTGCGGAACTCCTCGATACGGCTCTGGAGTTCGTTCTTGCGTTCGACCAGCCGGTTCTGACTCTCCTGGAGTTCTGCAATCTGCTCTTCGAGGCCCTCGATCTCGTTCATCTTGGATTTTTTCTTCTCGAGAGCCTGCCGGGCCAGGTCGTCGCGGTCTTGCCGGACGGCCTCACGGGCCTGTTCGTTGTGTTTCTCGACGTTCTCCTCCAGCCGGCGCTTCTGAATCTCTAAGCGCTTCTTCTGGGTCGTCAGGTCGGCGATACCCTGCTTGACCTCTTGGAGGCGGTCACGCATCTGCTCGTAGGAGTAATCGAGCGTCTCGTTGGGGTCCTCGGCACGGTTGAGCACCGAGTTGAGCTTCGACCGGATGACGTAGGAGGCACGCGAGAGGATTCCCATGGGCGGATATGTGGTCGTCCGAACCTTAAACTTCCCGCGCAGGCGGCGACGCCGCTAAGCATTCCCGCGGTCGAGCGGAAGCGGCTTGCCCCTGCCGGCGCTACCGGGTGCCATGAGCGACCCCATCGTCGTCCCGAGCGCACGGGACGTACGGGCGAGCCTCGATAGCGGCGCTGAGGACGCAACAGAACTGCCGGCTGGTAACGGCCAACCGGCTGCGGACGCCTGTGTCGTCGCCTGCCCGCCCCATCCCCAGCAGCGCGGCCACCGCGGCGACCAACGGCTGGTCGCCATCAGCGACCACCTAACCGAGAACGGTATCGACTGCCTGCGGTTCGACTACGGCGACTGGGAGGAGGGGTACGGCGAACTCGGCGATGCCTACGCCGCGCTCGCGTGGGCCGAGGATCGCTACGACCGCGTCGCCATCACTGGATTCAGCTTCGGCGCCTGTATCAGCCTGCTCGCTGCCGGCGGCACGGGCGTCGACGGCACGCCCAAGGCAGCCCCGGCTATCGAGGCTGTTGCCGCACTCGCCCCACCCTCGCGGTTGAACGAGGAGCTCGTTGTGCTCCCGTCGATGGAGCGCGTGGCGGTGCCCGCACAGGTGGTGTACGGTGTCCGCGACGAGACTGCCGACTGGGAGCCGGTGGTCGAGAAGGCGAACGAACTCGGCTGGGCGGTCGAAGCGATCTCGGCTGACCACTTCTTCGTTGGTCGACAGGCCGTAGTCGGGGAAACGGTTGGACGGTTCTTGCTCGAGAACCTATGAGCGACCATCGTTGTAGCCGACGTAAAACCGCACGACAACGGCGACGACAACCGCCGCGAGAACGAACGCCCAGAATCCAGACCAGAGCACCGCGGCGACGACCGGGCCGGTCGTCATCCCAGGATTGACCAACAATACAGCGACAGCCACCAGGAGGCCGACGACGAATGGGACCAAAAACGGCCCGTCGGTCCACGAGCCGCCGGCGTTGGTGTATTCGACCGCGTAGCCCCAGACGTTGCCGACGAGGAACTGGAGCAGGACGACCGCGAACAGCCCCGCCAGCAGCGCGGTCAGCAGGTCCGGCAGGGCGAGGCCGCTGGGGCTGCCGCGCCATGCGAACTGGACGCCGGCACCGAGTAGGAAGGCAAGCAGCATCAGCGTAATTCAAGGTGGAGCCTCCGGCCTCAAGGACCGAGGCGCGTATGCGCCGAGGGAGTAGGGTGGGGTAGTTTACCAGGACCCCTGAGCAGGACCCCTGAGCCGCTCGTGGAACACTTCCTCCATCGGATGGCTCCGGCCACAGGTAGTGTACCTCACGGCGCTCACGATGGTCTTAGGAGCCGCACGCCGCTGCGCTCCCAGTCAAGACTCGCCAGGCGCCCAGCGCAGCAATCACGTCGACGATATCGCGTGGGACCGTCTGGTGGTCGTCCGGGAAGAACACCCGGAAGCGAGTACATTCCGCCTGCGGCGGAACCGTCTCCCACCACTCGACGTCGTCGTCCCAGCTCTCGTACATCGCCTTGTCCTCCCCGTATCCGACGGTCACGCCGTCGATCT is a window of halophilic archaeon DL31 DNA encoding:
- a CDS encoding hypothetical protein (KEGG: hla:Hlac_2000 hypothetical protein), whose protein sequence is MSDPIVVPSARDVRASLDSGAEDATELPAGNGQPAADACVVACPPHPQQRGHRGDQRLVAISDHLTENGIDCLRFDYGDWEEGYGELGDAYAALAWAEDRYDRVAITGFSFGACISLLAAGGTGVDGTPKAAPAIEAVAALAPPSRLNEELVVLPSMERVAVPAQVVYGVRDETADWEPVVEKANELGWAVEAISADHFFVGRQAVVGETVGRFLLENL
- a CDS encoding hypothetical protein (KEGG: hut:Huta_2361 hypothetical protein); amino-acid sequence: MSDDGPSDTMRERAAGSTAKLWLLLRADRRLFALGVVAFLFVGVVAGGLLHPTPVQLLITDGDPMDTLAQALVTSTITGVTLVLTLSQLVLSQEQGAVGDQRGRMEDAMTFRTDVAALLQRDVSPAEPSSFLGALIGATERRADELEDAVDTSADAAVVDRVTTLVDRIRENGEQARAGLDGATFGEFEVIQSALDYNYSWKLYAARRLRATHEDDLNETALDALDSLVETLELFGPAREHFKTLYFQWELTSLSRLILWVSLPSLLVSMWALLFFDANAVPGTLLGIPYSLLQVAAVVALSLLPFAVLLAYILRIVTVTKRTLSIGPFILRETDRDVELDW
- a CDS encoding hypothetical protein (KEGG: htu:Htur_3391 hypothetical protein), with amino-acid sequence MDIEPTETTERTVTASLFSQRSVETVDCGSVEEAIAAVKASSAEETKILLNDEVVYHSETNGDIETWEREFTRQKRKRTLEETAWDCANGATYCYEDDRCIDCQIDRAAGRVE
- a CDS encoding Mandelate racemase/muconate lactonizing protein (PFAM: Mandelate racemase/muconate lactonizing enzyme, C-terminal; Mandelate racemase/muconate lactonizing enzyme, N-terminal~KEGG: hbo:Hbor_09370 enolase superfamily enzyme related to L-alanine-dl-glutamate epimerase), which codes for MSLTTEFERVELPLANAFTISRGTTETAENVVVKITDEGGMTGIGGAAPSAHYGETAATVEAVLPDLLAVVEEVGDPHVLTEIEARMKHVVERNPAARCAVSIALHDLVAKRTGLPLARYWGLNPEETPESSFTIGLDTTPKVKEKTADAIEAGYSTLKIKLGTDRDMELIEAIREEAPDATLRVDANEAWTPRETVENSRWLAEYDVEFIEQPVPAEDPAGLKFAYERSELPIAADESCITLADIPEIADKCDIANLKLMKCGGLLEAKRMVHAARAHGLEVMLGCMVESNASIAAAAQLGPLLDYADIDGSLLLAEDPYEGVDLSEGVIHLADLDRPGTGARPAE
- a CDS encoding phage shock protein A, PspA (PFAM: PspA/IM30~KEGG: hwa:HQ3029A stress response protein), with translation MGILSRASYVIRSKLNSVLNRAEDPNETLDYSYEQMRDRLQEVKQGIADLTTQKKRLEIQKRRLEENVEKHNEQAREAVRQDRDDLARQALEKKKSKMNEIEGLEEQIAELQESQNRLVERKNELQSRIEEFRTKKETMKARHRAAEAETKVAEAMTGAGDEMADVGRAIERAEERTTDMEARAEAMDELQESGAFEDALSDEDSIDRELASGRTESEVESELATLKGEMGGETESDPETESESTDDEVGAELEELRDDE
- a CDS encoding protein of unknown function DUF1611 (PFAM: Protein of unknown function DUF1611~KEGG: hvo:HVO_2639 hypothetical protein) — encoded protein: MSQRRIAVLAHEKFPGGAKTALGVMRYSDDETVAVIDRDTAGDRVADHETTVPDAPIVDSFDAVEGAVDALLIGIAPIGGGFDDSWRSDVVAALEQGVDVVAGLHYFLSEDEEFAALAAEHGAELHDVRKPHPGIGVAEGRSADIDAEVVLTVGTDCSVGKMTATCELVDTAQKMGIDAGFIPTGQTGIMIAGWGNPVDRVVSDFTAGAVEEMLLEKGDEYDVLFVEGQGSIIHPAYSAVTCGILHGAMADKLVLCHEAGREVVHGYEETVLPPVSEYVDLYESLAAPVHETEVVGGAINTSQIETDDSATAAVEEYADEIGGTATDPIRFGCEELVEELVGEFK
- a CDS encoding hypothetical protein (KEGG: hmu:Hmuk_1377 hypothetical protein), encoding MLDRLLGRASLKARIEELEAECEGLRAQTKSAKESRADAVSARQDAEREVNQLADRITELEDRLSRADGDEPDLQFRHEEVAHRDRVGTVVDRLRSVETGPEGALTAFVPDSNSVPDKVRDLLGDRTPLVARSAPCLVCADDAGLVATALSVPVEPEPFAEWADSFRVESEWVQPTGRLCFALVRSDRFALGVYEAGERVAFEGFESDVMDEHSKGGFSQDRFERRRDAQIDEHLEKAAETLEAHAREADRVVVVGERSVLGELRALADVTARVDATGKPEEALEHAFHDFWSVRIRGL
- a CDS encoding hypothetical protein (KEGG: hbo:Hbor_09420 hypothetical protein), yielding MLLAFLLGAGVQFAWRGSPSGLALPDLLTALLAGLFAVVLLQFLVGNVWGYAVEYTNAGGSWTDGPFLVPFVVGLLVAVAVLLVNPGMTTGPVVAAVLWSGFWAFVLAAVVVAVVVRFYVGYNDGRS